One Novosphingobium sp. EMRT-2 DNA segment encodes these proteins:
- a CDS encoding GNAT family N-acetyltransferase: MTGTTLPGLAETTEMTTRDGVVLSIRPAFAEDEPALEEFFDKVSDEDRRFRFLSAQKHVGHEKLELLTHVDHWKTESFLGFDKTTGELVASALLACDAQMDGGEVAVSIREDYRGRGVAWTILDHVGQEARRRGLKRVISIEDRANHAAIELERERGYSAHAVDGDPHLVLLEKRFD, encoded by the coding sequence ATGACTGGAACGACATTGCCCGGACTTGCGGAAACGACCGAAATGACCACGCGCGATGGCGTGGTGCTGTCGATCCGGCCCGCCTTTGCCGAGGACGAACCGGCGCTGGAAGAATTCTTCGACAAGGTAAGCGACGAGGACCGCCGCTTCCGCTTCCTGTCCGCACAGAAGCACGTCGGGCATGAAAAGCTCGAACTGCTGACCCATGTCGATCACTGGAAGACCGAAAGCTTCCTTGGCTTCGACAAGACGACCGGCGAACTCGTCGCTTCGGCGCTGCTCGCCTGCGATGCGCAGATGGATGGCGGCGAAGTGGCCGTGTCGATCCGTGAGGACTATCGCGGGCGCGGCGTGGCGTGGACGATCCTCGACCATGTCGGCCAGGAAGCGCGCCGCCGTGGCCTGAAGCGTGTGATCTCGATCGAGGACCGCGCCAACCATGCCGCGATCGAACTGGAACGCGAACGCGGCTACAGCGCGCACGCCGTCGATGGCGATCCGCATCTGGTCCTGCTGGAAAAGCGGTTCGACTGA
- a CDS encoding Mur ligase family protein has product MTATIPAPGPSLTSHPWFFCGIGGSGMLPLALILKGLGADVAGSDRGRDQGRTPEKFGWLESLGFTLFPQDGSGIARPDQVLVASAAVEDTVPEVVRAKALGCARMSRADLLATLFNATGTRIAVGGTSGKSTVTGMLGWVLTETGADPTIMNGAVMKNFRTPDAPFASARVGGGDLFVSEVDESDGSIALYRPTVAVLNNVSLDHKSLEELRALFGDFLARADRAVVNADDTESRALLPRARDAITFGFAESAAIGVAADSVDESATGIAATVIDRRTGERHALALALPGRHNLANALAAIAGATAAGVPVARAVAALATFAGLARRFDIVGTSTSGVTVIDDFGHNPEKVAATLATLKAHPGRVIAFFQPHGYGPLRQMGAELAEVLATRLGPDDVPILCDPVYFGGTVDRSQGSQRIVHLIGAHGGHAEYVPAREACADRIVEIARPGDRVVIMGARDDTLSQFAQGILERLG; this is encoded by the coding sequence ATGACAGCCACCATTCCCGCCCCCGGCCCCTCGCTCACCTCGCATCCCTGGTTCTTCTGCGGCATCGGCGGATCGGGCATGTTGCCGCTGGCTCTGATCCTCAAGGGGTTGGGCGCGGACGTTGCCGGATCGGACCGGGGCCGCGATCAGGGGCGCACGCCCGAGAAATTCGGCTGGCTCGAAAGCCTGGGCTTCACCCTGTTCCCGCAGGACGGCAGCGGCATCGCCCGGCCCGATCAGGTGCTGGTCGCGTCAGCTGCGGTGGAAGACACGGTGCCCGAGGTGGTCCGCGCCAAGGCGCTGGGCTGCGCGCGGATGAGCCGGGCGGACCTGCTCGCCACGCTGTTCAACGCCACGGGAACGCGCATCGCGGTCGGCGGCACCAGTGGCAAGTCCACCGTCACGGGCATGCTCGGCTGGGTTCTGACCGAAACCGGCGCCGATCCCACGATCATGAACGGCGCGGTGATGAAGAACTTCCGCACGCCGGACGCGCCCTTCGCCAGCGCGCGCGTGGGCGGGGGCGATCTGTTCGTGTCCGAAGTGGATGAAAGCGACGGTTCGATCGCGCTCTACCGCCCCACCGTCGCGGTGCTCAACAACGTCAGCCTCGATCACAAGAGCCTGGAGGAACTGCGCGCGCTGTTCGGCGATTTCCTCGCCCGCGCGGACCGGGCGGTGGTCAATGCCGACGATACCGAAAGCCGCGCGCTGCTCCCCCGCGCGCGCGACGCGATCACCTTCGGCTTTGCCGAAAGCGCGGCGATCGGGGTGGCGGCCGATAGCGTTGACGAATCCGCCACCGGCATCGCCGCGACCGTGATCGACCGCCGCACCGGCGAACGGCATGCGCTGGCGCTGGCGCTGCCCGGCCGGCACAACCTGGCCAACGCGCTGGCGGCGATCGCCGGCGCCACGGCGGCTGGCGTGCCCGTGGCGCGGGCCGTCGCCGCGCTCGCCACCTTCGCGGGGCTCGCCCGCCGCTTTGACATCGTTGGCACCAGTACGTCCGGGGTTACCGTAATCGATGACTTCGGCCACAACCCGGAAAAGGTCGCCGCCACGCTGGCGACGCTGAAAGCCCACCCCGGCCGCGTGATCGCCTTCTTCCAGCCCCACGGCTATGGCCCGCTGCGCCAGATGGGCGCCGAACTGGCCGAAGTGCTCGCCACCCGGCTCGGCCCCGACGACGTGCCGATCCTGTGCGATCCGGTCTATTTCGGCGGCACCGTGGACCGTTCGCAGGGCAGCCAACGCATCGTCCACCTGATCGGCGCGCACGGCGGCCACGCCGAATACGTGCCCGCGCGCGAAGCCTGCGCCGACCGCATCGTGGAAATCGCCCGCCCCGGCGACCGCGTCGTGATCATGGGCGCGCGCGACGACACGCTGAGCCAGTTCGCGCAGGGGATTTTGGAAAGGCTGGGGTAA